A stretch of Acidobacteriota bacterium DNA encodes these proteins:
- a CDS encoding NmrA family NAD(P)-binding protein, with amino-acid sequence MNDSTIVVAGAAGNLGGRIARALLERGASVRALVRHGTARDKIERLQELGVAIASVDLSSASEVTPACSGASCVVSALQGLRDVIVETQTVLLDAAIKADVPRFIPSDYSIDFTRFPPGENRNLDLRRDFHKRLDKTSISATTIYNGAFADMLTGQMPLILFKLKRVLYWGNADQRMDFTTMDDTAAFTASAALDPSTPRILRIAGDQLSARELTAVVSEVTGKKFRLFRAGGLGMLGTLIKVARTIAPGEKELYPAWQGMQYMRNMFDGRAKLEPLDNDRYPNMRWTTVRDVLSARQVRRPS; translated from the coding sequence ATGAATGACTCGACCATCGTTGTGGCGGGAGCTGCTGGTAATCTCGGCGGACGCATCGCGAGAGCTTTGCTCGAACGGGGAGCCAGCGTAAGAGCGCTTGTTCGCCACGGCACTGCGCGAGACAAGATTGAGCGACTGCAGGAGCTCGGCGTAGCGATTGCCAGTGTCGACTTGAGCAGCGCTTCCGAAGTGACACCGGCATGCTCGGGTGCGTCCTGCGTGGTGTCCGCGCTGCAGGGATTACGGGACGTGATCGTAGAGACGCAAACGGTTCTGCTCGACGCTGCGATCAAGGCTGACGTGCCACGTTTCATTCCGTCCGACTACTCGATCGATTTCACCAGGTTTCCACCCGGAGAGAATCGCAATCTCGATCTGCGCCGAGACTTCCACAAGCGCCTGGATAAGACGTCGATTTCAGCGACCACGATCTACAACGGTGCGTTTGCCGATATGCTGACCGGTCAGATGCCGCTCATTCTCTTCAAACTGAAGCGCGTCCTCTATTGGGGGAATGCGGACCAGCGCATGGACTTCACGACGATGGACGACACGGCCGCCTTCACGGCGAGCGCGGCTCTTGATCCGTCCACTCCTCGCATTCTACGAATCGCTGGCGATCAACTCAGCGCCCGGGAGCTGACAGCGGTCGTGAGTGAGGTGACCGGAAAGAAGTTCCGCCTGTTCCGCGCCGGAGGTCTGGGCATGCTCGGCACGCTTATCAAGGTCGCGCGCACGATCGCTCCCGGAGAGAAGGAACTTTACCCGGCATGGCAGGGCATGCAGTACATGCGTAACATGTTCGACGGCCGGGCAAAGCTAGAGCCGCTCGACAACGATCGCTATCCCAACATGCGTTGGACGACTGTGCGGGATGTGCTCTCAGCGCGTCAAGTGAGGCGCCCATCGTGA
- the sppA gene encoding signal peptide peptidase SppA produces MAIRRGVGLVLTILILGITISVGGMLLMLMLVGREPTVVSNSVLTLRVEGDLDEITSDNVFGNLVSTKRPTVRGLVDNLRKAKVDTRISSVIIRPGNLTSAYWAKLQEVRDAILDFRKSGKQAIGFLEYGGTREYYVATGCDRVFLAPASPLDLSGLASYALFLRGTLDKIGATADFYHIGDYKTAPNQLTEKTFTPAHREMEESLNNDFFEQLVQAVAESRKKRPEDVRALIDEGPYLPENALHAGLVDEVAYEDQIEEKVKLSKTKTFSRLEADAYSKVSLESVGLGKGPRIAVIYAIGLINSGRSGYDPLNGPVVGSDTIVEYIRKARKDSSIRAIVLRIDSPGGSTIASDVIWRELMLARTGTHPCPVVASMSDLAASGGYYIAMAAPDIVAQPGTLTGSIGIYGGKIVTGGTYEKLGINIEAISRGKNAEMNSPVRPFNESERQKLEEQLQAFYDQFVEKVAESRKMKPEAVDAIAQGRVWTGRQAKHLGLVDVLGGLDRAIAVAKERAKIEPSQNVELVTYPPRRSLFDVLSESFGGGVDGRAEVAALLGFTDRKAIAALTAPLRLFRRGEPLALMPMGYMQ; encoded by the coding sequence GTGGCAATTCGGCGCGGCGTTGGCTTGGTACTTACGATCCTGATTCTGGGCATCACCATCTCGGTGGGCGGCATGCTCCTGATGCTGATGCTGGTCGGCCGGGAGCCGACCGTCGTCAGCAATTCTGTGCTCACGCTGCGAGTCGAGGGCGACCTCGACGAGATTACCTCCGACAACGTGTTTGGAAATCTTGTCTCAACGAAGCGGCCGACGGTGCGCGGTCTCGTGGACAACCTCCGCAAAGCGAAGGTCGACACCCGGATCTCGAGCGTCATCATCAGGCCGGGCAACCTCACCTCGGCCTACTGGGCCAAGCTGCAGGAAGTGCGCGACGCGATCCTGGACTTCAGGAAGTCGGGCAAACAGGCCATTGGCTTCCTCGAATACGGCGGCACGCGCGAGTACTACGTCGCGACCGGGTGTGATCGCGTCTTTCTGGCGCCGGCCAGCCCGCTCGACTTGAGCGGCCTCGCCAGCTACGCGCTCTTCCTGCGCGGGACGCTCGACAAGATCGGCGCCACGGCCGACTTCTACCACATCGGCGACTACAAGACGGCGCCCAATCAGCTCACCGAGAAGACCTTTACGCCGGCGCACCGCGAGATGGAAGAATCGCTCAACAACGACTTCTTCGAGCAGCTCGTGCAGGCCGTGGCCGAGAGCCGGAAAAAGCGGCCCGAAGACGTGAGGGCGCTCATCGACGAAGGGCCGTACCTTCCGGAAAACGCCTTGCACGCCGGCCTGGTGGACGAGGTGGCGTACGAGGACCAGATCGAGGAGAAGGTGAAGCTGTCGAAGACGAAGACCTTCTCGCGCCTCGAGGCCGATGCCTACAGCAAGGTCAGCCTGGAATCGGTCGGCCTGGGCAAGGGGCCCCGCATCGCGGTCATCTACGCGATCGGCCTCATTAATTCCGGCCGGAGTGGTTACGACCCCCTCAACGGCCCCGTGGTCGGCTCCGACACGATCGTCGAATATATCCGCAAGGCGCGCAAGGATAGTTCGATTCGAGCAATCGTGTTGCGGATCGATAGTCCCGGCGGTTCAACGATCGCCTCCGACGTCATCTGGCGGGAACTGATGCTCGCACGCACGGGGACCCATCCCTGCCCGGTGGTCGCGTCGATGTCTGATCTGGCGGCATCAGGCGGCTACTACATCGCGATGGCGGCGCCCGACATCGTGGCGCAGCCCGGGACGCTCACCGGTTCGATCGGCATCTACGGGGGCAAGATTGTGACCGGCGGCACGTACGAGAAACTCGGGATAAACATCGAGGCCATCAGCCGGGGCAAGAACGCCGAGATGAACTCGCCGGTCCGCCCGTTCAATGAGTCGGAACGCCAGAAGCTGGAAGAACAGCTTCAGGCGTTCTACGACCAGTTCGTCGAGAAGGTTGCCGAGTCGCGCAAGATGAAGCCCGAGGCCGTCGATGCGATCGCGCAGGGCCGTGTCTGGACCGGGCGGCAGGCGAAACACCTGGGCCTGGTGGATGTGCTCGGCGGACTCGACCGTGCGATTGCCGTGGCCAAGGAGCGCGCGAAGATCGAGCCATCCCAGAATGTCGAACTCGTCACCTATCCGCCGCGCAGAAGCCTCTTTGATGTGCTGAGCGAGTCGTTCGGCGGGGGAGTGGACGGACGCGCGGAGGTGGCCGCGCTGCTGGGATTCACGGATCGGAAAGCCATCGCGGCCTTGACGGCCCCACTTCGTCTGTTCCGCCGGGGCGAGCCACTCGCGCTCATGCCCATGGGCTACATGCAGTAG
- a CDS encoding PP2C family protein-serine/threonine phosphatase, protein MQTTAPGAPDDPRLWDQLKQDFRGFGDDVRSGGFWAAIRRTFDDLESFYLSDEYRLRLQEMSRVKRFFVRLWWLLKSLFLKLTPARRVLLIFALCILSFRASTSTQGSHGGASIDTPVLGAGLLLLLLMLELKDKLVARHELAAGRAVQRALMPEGNPTVAGWDVWLYTMPANDVGGDLVDHLEVEPGRHALALADVAGKALPAALLMAKVQSTLRALATVATSLTDLASRVNAILCRDGLPNRFVTLVYLDVHADSGRITLVNAGHMPPIVVTPAGFHDLPRGNMAMGLMPRTSFEEQQVELQPGEMLVVYSDGLTDAMNASGDFYGDERLRALMPGLSALTAADAGARLLSSVNAFINNARPYDDISLVILKRMA, encoded by the coding sequence ATGCAGACCACCGCACCAGGCGCGCCAGACGACCCCAGGCTCTGGGACCAGTTGAAGCAGGATTTCCGGGGTTTTGGAGACGATGTCCGGAGTGGCGGATTCTGGGCGGCGATTCGTCGCACGTTCGACGATCTGGAATCGTTTTATCTGTCTGACGAGTACCGCCTGCGCCTGCAGGAGATGTCGCGGGTCAAGCGGTTCTTCGTCCGGCTCTGGTGGCTGCTGAAATCGCTGTTCCTCAAGTTGACGCCGGCGCGGCGTGTGCTGCTCATCTTCGCGCTGTGCATTCTGTCGTTTCGCGCGAGCACTTCGACTCAAGGCAGTCATGGCGGCGCGAGTATCGATACTCCCGTGCTGGGCGCCGGCCTGCTGCTCCTGCTGCTGATGCTGGAACTCAAAGACAAACTGGTCGCCCGGCACGAACTGGCTGCGGGCCGTGCCGTGCAGCGGGCATTGATGCCGGAGGGCAACCCGACGGTGGCGGGTTGGGATGTGTGGCTCTACACCATGCCGGCCAATGATGTCGGCGGCGACCTGGTGGATCACCTCGAGGTCGAGCCGGGCCGGCACGCCCTGGCGTTGGCCGACGTGGCCGGCAAGGCCCTGCCGGCCGCGTTGCTGATGGCCAAGGTCCAGTCCACGCTGCGCGCGTTGGCAACCGTTGCGACGTCGCTGACCGACCTGGCGTCACGCGTCAATGCGATTCTCTGCCGCGACGGCCTGCCCAACCGGTTCGTGACGCTGGTGTATCTCGATGTGCACGCCGACAGCGGCCGGATCACGCTGGTCAATGCCGGGCACATGCCGCCAATTGTCGTGACCCCAGCCGGATTCCACGACCTGCCTCGCGGCAATATGGCCATGGGGTTGATGCCGCGGACCTCGTTTGAGGAGCAGCAGGTCGAGCTCCAGCCTGGCGAGATGCTCGTAGTCTACTCGGATGGTCTGACCGACGCGATGAATGCCAGCGGCGACTTCTATGGCGACGAGCGTCTGAGGGCGTTGATGCCCGGACTCTCGGCGCTCACGGCGGCCGATGCCGGCGCGCGCCTGCTCTCGTCGGTCAACGCCTTCATTAACAACGCCCGTCCGTACGACGACATCTCGCTCGTCATTCTCAAGCGCATGGCCTGA